Proteins encoded within one genomic window of Ranitomeya variabilis isolate aRanVar5 chromosome 4, aRanVar5.hap1, whole genome shotgun sequence:
- the LOC143767113 gene encoding gastrula zinc finger protein XlCGF66.1-like, producing the protein MDMDRDKMAERILHLTLEILFRLTGEDYTVVNKTSSDRCQDPVSEGWGRPLNPITGPPPHPLIHEDINDQKILELTYKMMELLTGEVPIRCQDVAVYFSMEEWEYLEGHRDLNKNVILEVPQPLTSPDLSSKRTTPERCPRPLLPEDCNQEDPNVPQDHQGEDLTHINTTETYVL; encoded by the exons atggatatggacagagacaagatggcggagaggatattacacctcaccctagagatcctcttccggcttactggagag gattacacagtggtgaataagacctctagtgatcgctgtcaggaccctgtgtctgagggatggggaagacccctgaacccaatcacggggcctccacctcaccccctgatccatgaggacatcaatgaccagaagatcctagaactcacctacaagatgatggagctgctgactggagag gttcctataaggtgtcaggatgtcgctgtctatttctccatggaggagtgggagtatttagaaggacacagagatctgaacAAGAACGTCAtactggaggttccccagcccctcacatctccag atctatccagtaagaggacaacaccagagagatgtccccgtcctcttcttccagaggactgtaaccaagaagatcccaatgttcctcaggatcatcag ggtgaagatctgacccatattaatactacagagacatatgtgttgtga